A portion of the Chondrinema litorale genome contains these proteins:
- a CDS encoding fatty acid desaturase family protein, with protein MKKTEQQKMANLRFVCKERSSFYRTVTKRVNDYFKDNNISKYGNGTMYLKSLLFIGGTVLLYSLIISEIFSPWVMFGLALILGCFKAFIGFNVCHDAIHGSYSPNKVVNKMFGLVFNAIGANDYVWKITHNLVHHTYTNIPGHDEDIDVAPGLVRLSPAEEWKKHMKYQHFYAFPLYGLASLSWVFRKDFKKFFQKNIGQVENTTHEPIEYFNLFFFKAFYYTVFIVVPILVMDITVWQFLFGFIFMHVAEGLVLGLVFQLAHVVEGTDFPEPSPESGNIEEDWAVHQMQTTANFARKSHIANFLCGGLNFQVEHHLFPNICHVHYREISDIVKATAHEFNLPYHENETFGKALVSHYNTLKLFGHNQYKRKEVAATVA; from the coding sequence ATGAAAAAAACAGAGCAGCAAAAAATGGCAAACTTAAGGTTTGTTTGTAAAGAAAGGAGTTCCTTCTATAGAACTGTTACTAAGAGGGTAAATGATTATTTTAAAGATAATAATATCTCTAAATATGGTAATGGTACTATGTATCTTAAATCACTGCTTTTTATTGGAGGTACAGTACTTTTATACTCACTAATTATCTCCGAAATCTTCTCTCCTTGGGTTATGTTTGGCCTTGCATTAATCCTTGGTTGTTTTAAAGCATTTATTGGCTTTAATGTTTGTCATGATGCAATTCATGGTTCATATTCTCCTAACAAAGTTGTGAACAAAATGTTTGGCTTAGTTTTCAATGCAATTGGTGCAAATGATTATGTATGGAAAATCACTCACAATCTAGTACACCACACTTATACAAACATACCTGGACACGATGAGGATATTGATGTAGCACCAGGCTTAGTGAGACTTTCTCCAGCAGAAGAATGGAAAAAGCATATGAAATACCAACATTTTTATGCATTCCCACTTTATGGACTTGCATCTCTTTCTTGGGTATTTAGAAAAGATTTCAAAAAGTTTTTTCAGAAAAATATAGGTCAGGTAGAAAATACCACACACGAACCAATCGAGTACTTTAACTTATTCTTTTTTAAAGCTTTCTATTACACAGTGTTTATTGTAGTTCCTATATTAGTAATGGATATTACAGTATGGCAATTCCTTTTTGGTTTTATATTTATGCATGTTGCAGAAGGGCTTGTTTTAGGTTTGGTATTCCAATTAGCTCACGTAGTAGAAGGAACAGATTTCCCTGAGCCTTCACCAGAATCTGGAAATATTGAAGAAGACTGGGCTGTACACCAAATGCAAACTACAGCTAACTTCGCAAGAAAAAGCCATATAGCTAATTTCCTTTGTGGAGGTTTAAACTTTCAGGTTGAGCACCACCTATTCCCAAACATTTGTCATGTGCATTACAGAGAAATTTCTGATATAGTAAAAGCTACAGCTCATGAGTTTAACTTACCATATCATGAGAATGAAACATTTGGCAAAGCATTAGTATCACACTATAATACTTTAAAATTGTTTGGCCATAACCAATACAAAAGAAAAGAAGTGGCTGCCACAGTAGCCTAA
- a CDS encoding aminotransferase class V-fold PLP-dependent enzyme, translating to MNWAEILSNYPAAKNNVYLNTAACGLISKNTQQAMNQHFQHYVEFGAGARPSWVKEKAETRSKAASLLNVEPENLLFVANYTTGMNQVAAMWQNKYKKILLLDGDYPSVILPWKVHKYECQFFTAGKDEIISIEEIEKQIKETKPDVLAISHVQFNTGFRLDLDSVAAICKKYGVVFLVDATQSFGAFPIDVKKIGIDVLITSVYKWTTAGFGLGIAYIKPELLENCHPLIAGNNSNGQAITPSNEASIELKQAAFETGHTNHPGLAALNSALTDLINIGVEHISERILSLNALFCKGIKEINSDLLVSNFSESQSSGILSIQTTPEIEQFLLEKNIVTSFRNKGLRISIHFYNSESDIETIIEALKNCLS from the coding sequence ATGAATTGGGCTGAAATACTATCAAATTATCCAGCGGCAAAAAATAATGTCTATCTAAATACGGCTGCTTGTGGTTTAATCTCTAAAAATACTCAACAAGCAATGAACCAACATTTTCAGCACTATGTAGAGTTTGGTGCTGGAGCAAGACCGAGTTGGGTAAAAGAAAAAGCTGAAACGAGAAGCAAAGCTGCTAGTTTACTAAATGTTGAACCTGAAAACTTACTGTTTGTAGCAAATTATACAACAGGTATGAATCAGGTAGCAGCAATGTGGCAAAATAAGTACAAGAAAATACTTTTGTTGGATGGCGATTATCCGTCTGTAATTCTGCCTTGGAAAGTACATAAGTATGAATGTCAATTTTTTACGGCAGGAAAGGATGAAATTATTTCTATCGAAGAAATTGAAAAACAGATTAAAGAGACAAAACCTGATGTTTTAGCGATTAGTCATGTTCAATTTAATACAGGTTTTAGACTTGATTTAGACTCAGTTGCTGCAATTTGTAAAAAGTATGGAGTGGTGTTTTTAGTAGATGCAACTCAGTCTTTTGGTGCATTTCCTATAGATGTAAAGAAAATTGGAATTGATGTTTTAATTACCAGTGTATACAAATGGACAACTGCTGGTTTTGGTTTGGGAATAGCTTATATAAAACCAGAATTACTAGAAAATTGTCATCCTTTAATTGCTGGTAACAATTCTAATGGGCAAGCAATTACACCAAGTAATGAAGCATCCATCGAGCTTAAACAAGCAGCTTTTGAAACTGGTCATACAAACCATCCGGGACTTGCAGCTCTCAACAGTGCTTTAACTGATCTTATTAATATTGGCGTTGAGCATATTTCGGAAAGAATTTTATCGCTTAATGCTTTATTTTGTAAAGGTATTAAAGAGATTAATAGCGATCTTTTAGTATCTAATTTTTCAGAGAGTCAGTCATCTGGAATATTGAGCATTCAAACTACTCCTGAAATAGAGCAATTTCTTTTAGAAAAAAATATAGTGACCTCTTTTAGAAATAAAGGTCTTAGAATCAGTATCCATTTTTATAATAGTGAAAGTGATATTGAAACTATAATAGAAGCATTAAAAAATTGCTTAAGTTAA
- the uvrA gene encoding excinuclease ABC subunit UvrA, producing MTKENKFTEATTEEFISVFGAREHNLKNIDIEIPRNKLVVITGISGSGKSSLAFDTIYAEGQRRYMESFSAYARSFIGNMERPDVDKINGLSPVISIEQKTTSRNPRSTVGTVTEIYDFMRVLYARAADAYSYNTGEKMIKQTEDQIIDTLIRLYKNQRMILLAPVVKGRKGHYRELFVQIRKMGFAKVRIDGEIQELVPKMQVDRYKTHDIEIVVDRLVVNADDIQRIRQSVKTAMNYGKGIMMVQLPDEENAVKHFSKFLMCPTTGLSYDEPAPNLFSFNSPYGWCPECRGLGTITEITRESIIPDESLSISRGAILPLGEYRDIWIFKKLEAILKKNKLSLSTPIKKIPEEVMQVVLYGSEDDVAVKSVKHPGTMWNTKFEGIINFLQKQQESGTENTQKWIEDFTVVKTCSSCEGQRIKKESRHFKIDDKNISELAQMDISTLKEWFTDLESRMSERQNTIAAEILKEIRKRIGFLLGVGLDYLMLNRPLKTLSGGEAQRIRLATQIGTQLVGVLYILDEPSIGLHQRDNVKLIKALKDLRDLGNTIIVVEHDKDMMLDADYVIDIGPGAGSHGGRIIAAGTPEEFIKQDGKTARYLSNKLSIEVPKERRKGTGEKLRLEGVSGHNLKSINVDFPLGKMICVTGVSGSGKSTLIHDTLHPILSSHFYKSKKEPLEYKSIKGLEHIDKVIEVDQSPIGRTPRSNPATYTGMFTDIRSIFSSLPEAKIRGYKPGRFSFNVKGGRCETCQGGGKVLVEMDFLPDVYIDCETCKGKRYNRETLEVRFKGKSISDVLDMTVEQAMEFFENQPKIYRKVKALNDVGLGYITLGQHATTLSGGEAQRVKLATELSKKDTGKTFYILDEPTTGLHFQDIQHLLNVLNKLADKGNTVLVIEHNLDVIKVADHLIDIGPEGGEGGGTIVCEGTPEKVAKNKTSYTAKFLKDELG from the coding sequence ATTACGAAAGAGAATAAATTTACAGAAGCTACAACTGAGGAGTTTATATCAGTATTTGGTGCTCGAGAGCATAATTTGAAAAATATTGATATTGAAATACCAAGAAATAAACTGGTAGTAATTACCGGCATTAGTGGCAGTGGCAAATCTTCGCTGGCATTCGATACTATTTATGCAGAAGGCCAGCGTCGTTATATGGAGAGTTTTTCTGCATATGCTCGATCTTTTATCGGGAATATGGAAAGACCCGATGTAGATAAAATTAATGGATTAAGTCCGGTAATTTCGATTGAGCAAAAAACGACTTCAAGAAACCCGAGATCTACTGTTGGAACAGTAACAGAAATCTACGATTTTATGCGTGTATTGTATGCTAGAGCAGCTGATGCTTATTCGTATAATACAGGTGAAAAAATGATTAAGCAAACGGAAGATCAGATTATAGACACATTAATCCGTTTGTATAAAAACCAGCGAATGATATTGCTGGCACCTGTTGTAAAAGGTAGAAAAGGGCACTACAGGGAGTTGTTTGTGCAGATCAGGAAAATGGGTTTTGCCAAAGTGAGGATTGATGGAGAGATTCAGGAGTTGGTGCCTAAAATGCAGGTCGACAGATATAAAACCCACGATATAGAAATTGTTGTTGATAGATTAGTGGTAAATGCCGATGACATTCAGCGAATTAGGCAATCTGTAAAAACAGCTATGAATTATGGTAAAGGCATTATGATGGTGCAGTTACCTGATGAAGAAAATGCTGTTAAACACTTTTCTAAATTTTTAATGTGTCCTACAACAGGCTTATCTTACGATGAACCTGCTCCAAATTTATTTTCTTTTAACTCACCTTATGGTTGGTGTCCAGAGTGTAGAGGTTTAGGAACCATTACCGAAATTACCAGAGAATCAATTATTCCTGATGAATCTTTGAGTATTAGCAGAGGAGCAATACTGCCTTTGGGAGAGTACAGAGATATCTGGATATTTAAAAAGTTGGAAGCAATTCTTAAGAAAAATAAGTTAAGCCTTTCAACTCCGATTAAAAAAATTCCTGAAGAGGTAATGCAGGTAGTACTGTATGGTAGTGAAGATGATGTAGCTGTAAAGTCTGTGAAGCATCCCGGAACTATGTGGAATACCAAGTTCGAAGGGATTATAAACTTTTTGCAGAAGCAACAAGAATCGGGCACAGAAAATACACAAAAGTGGATTGAAGATTTTACTGTAGTAAAAACTTGTAGTAGTTGCGAAGGGCAGAGAATAAAGAAAGAATCTCGTCACTTTAAAATAGACGATAAAAATATATCTGAACTTGCTCAGATGGATATCAGTACTCTGAAAGAATGGTTTACTGATTTAGAAAGTAGAATGAGTGAGAGACAAAATACCATTGCTGCTGAGATTCTAAAAGAAATTAGAAAGCGTATAGGTTTCTTGCTTGGTGTTGGTTTGGATTATTTAATGTTAAACCGGCCTTTAAAAACACTGTCTGGTGGTGAAGCTCAGCGAATCAGGTTAGCTACTCAGATCGGTACTCAGTTGGTTGGTGTATTATATATTTTGGACGAACCAAGTATCGGTTTGCACCAAAGAGATAATGTAAAGCTTATAAAAGCTTTAAAAGATTTACGCGATTTAGGAAATACTATCATCGTAGTAGAGCATGATAAAGACATGATGCTCGATGCTGATTATGTGATTGATATTGGACCAGGAGCTGGATCGCATGGTGGTAGAATAATTGCCGCAGGTACACCAGAAGAGTTTATTAAGCAAGATGGTAAAACTGCCAGATATTTAAGTAACAAGTTATCTATTGAAGTACCGAAAGAAAGAAGAAAAGGAACAGGTGAAAAGCTTAGATTAGAAGGAGTAAGTGGGCATAACCTTAAAAGTATAAATGTAGATTTTCCTTTAGGTAAAATGATATGCGTAACGGGTGTTTCTGGTAGTGGTAAGTCAACTTTGATTCACGATACTTTACACCCAATTTTATCATCTCACTTTTATAAATCTAAAAAAGAGCCGCTTGAATATAAAAGCATTAAAGGGCTTGAACACATAGATAAGGTAATTGAAGTAGACCAGTCGCCAATTGGTCGTACTCCACGCTCAAATCCGGCAACATATACTGGAATGTTTACAGATATCAGGAGTATCTTTTCTAGCTTGCCAGAGGCAAAAATTAGAGGTTATAAGCCAGGTAGATTCTCTTTTAATGTAAAGGGAGGTAGATGTGAAACATGTCAAGGCGGAGGAAAGGTATTAGTTGAGATGGACTTTTTGCCAGATGTTTATATTGATTGTGAAACTTGTAAAGGGAAAAGATATAACCGTGAGACACTCGAAGTGAGGTTTAAAGGTAAATCTATTTCTGATGTGTTGGATATGACAGTTGAGCAAGCAATGGAGTTTTTTGAAAACCAACCTAAGATTTACAGAAAAGTAAAAGCACTAAATGATGTTGGTCTAGGCTATATTACTTTAGGCCAACATGCAACTACACTTTCAGGTGGAGAGGCGCAAAGAGTAAAACTGGCTACTGAGCTTTCTAAAAAAGATACTGGCAAAACTTTTTATATTTTAGATGAACCTACCACTGGTTTGCACTTTCAAGATATTCAACATTTATTAAATGTGTTGAATAAACTGGCTGATAAAGGAAACACAGTTTTGGTAATCGAACATAACTTGGATGTTATTAAAGTAGCTGACCATTTAATCGATATCGGGCCAGAAGGAGGAGAAGGTGGCGGAACTATAGTTTGTGAAGGTACCCCAGAAAAAGTTGCTAAAAACAAAACCAGCTATACTGCAAAATTTTTAAAAGATGAATTGGGCTGA